The following are encoded together in the Lepisosteus oculatus isolate fLepOcu1 unplaced genomic scaffold, fLepOcu1.hap2 HAP2_SCAFFOLD_286, whole genome shotgun sequence genome:
- the LOC138227236 gene encoding uncharacterized protein, translating into MHSADTYILRHSEFVSLKPDEWLIGETIECYFQVAKESMDLGKKVFLMNHYTTGVIMSGNRERMARQRLSKVNFENYEAIISFFNTGVHWKLLYLYAPSQKVFVVDPMGSDEMGDSTAAAKRFRDFFKMRRNVLGKEDWLNINWHPSVIGHTRQADASSCGVFVMQMGADIINNFPDIPTYIEINSSAKEMRKLREDLSIRILEASAPLQDMCLMCGETPVRQTNWIQCDSCENWFHELCISKEEYESAKNEVTWICTFCQPQFGTVDE; encoded by the exons ATGCACAGTGCAGACACATATATTCTCAGACACTCGGAGTTTGTGTCTCTGAAACCAGATGAGTGGCTCATAGGCGAG ACCATTGAGTGTTACTTTCAAGTAGCGAAAGAATCCATGGACTTGGGGAAGAAGGTTTTCCTAATGAACCACTACACAACTGGTGTAATCATGAGTGGGAATAGAGAGCGCATGGCTAGACAACGTTTGTCCAAG GTCAACTTTGAAAACTATGAAGCCATTATTAGCTTTTTTAACACTGGTGTCCACTGGAAATTGTTG TATCTGTATGCTCCATCCCAGAAAGTCTTTGTGGTCGACCCTATGGGGAGTGATGAGATGGGAGACTCCACTGCAGCGGCAAAAAGGTTCAG GGACTTTTTTAAGATGCGAAGGAATGTCCTAGGAAAAGAAGACTGGTTGAATATCAACTGGCACCCAAGCGTGATTGGTCACACCAGGCAAGCAGATGCCTCAAGCTGTGGGGTCTTTGTGATGCAG ATGGGCGCAGACATCATTAACAATTTCCCGGATATTCCAACATATATCGAAATAAACAGCAGTGCCAAAGAAATGAGAAAGTTGCGGGAAGACCTGTCAATCAGAATTCTTGAGGCTTCAG CTCCTCTCCAGGACATGTGCCTGATGTGTGGAGAAACACCAGTGCGGCAGACAAACTGG ATTCAGTGTGACAGTTGTGAAAACTGGTTCCATGAATTGTGCATCTCAAAAGAAGAGTATGAAAGCGCAAAGAATGAAGTAACATGGATATGTACATTTTGCCAACCCCAGTTTG gcacTGTTGATGAGTGA